The following coding sequences are from one Melanotaenia boesemani isolate fMelBoe1 chromosome 17, fMelBoe1.pri, whole genome shotgun sequence window:
- the snapin gene encoding SNARE-associated protein Snapin has translation MAAVAMVDSCPGKDAVAEGLLDLLKPAVQQLDLHVHSVRESQVELREHIDNLATELCRINEHQKVALDLDPYVKKLLNARRRVVLVNNILQNAQERLRRLNHNVAKETARRKTMLEASGVFTSRSPSKP, from the exons ATGGCTGCCGTGGCGATGGTGGATAGTTGTCCAGGTAAAGACGCTGTAGCGGAGGGTCTGCTGGACCTGCTGAAACCCGCCGTCCAGCAGCTAGACCTCCACGTCCACTCCGTCCG AGAAAGTCAGGTGGAATTAAGGGAGCACATAGATAATCTGGCTACAG AACTGTGCCGGATCAACGAACACCAGAAGGTAGCTCTGGACCTGGACCCCTACGTGAAGAAGCTGCTGAATGCGCGGCGCAGAGTCGTGCTGGTCAACAACATCCTGCAGAACGCGCAG GAACGTCTGAGACGACTTAACCACAATGTTGCCAAGGAGACGGCGCGAAGGAAAACCATGTTGGAAGCATCAGGAGTGTTTACTTCCCGCTCTCCCAGTAAACCTTGA